The Methanoregula sp. UBA64 genome contains the following window.
TAACCGGATCGTATAATGTTCGCCGGTGATTTCCTCAACAATTTCAATTATTTCAGATATACGGTACGCTTTTCCCGATCCGAAATTGAAAGGTTTTCCCACACAATCACTGCGGAAACCCGGATGGGAGATCAGTGCCCAGTAGCCGCGGACCACATCGCGAACATCGATGAGATCCCGTTCTGTTGAAATTTCCAGAAGGTCAAGGGTGTTCTTTTCTTTTTGTTCAATCTCAACAACCTGTTTTATAATTCTGCCACAAAGGAAATTATCCGACTGGTCCGGCCCGGCAAGGTTGAAAGGACGGGCAACCGATATTGCTGCAAATCCTGATGAATTATACTGCAGGGAGAGTTCTTCCTGTGCCACCTTACTTTTCCCATAATCATTGACCGGTCGCAATAGAGTGGTTTCAGGGATAGGGGCATTCCCGGCGTTTCCGTAGACGGCTGATGAACTGACAACTAGGATCCTGCAGGCCGGGTTTACGGTTATGGCCGCGTCAAGCAGATTTTTTGTCCCGGTAACATTTGCTGCATATAATGCATCCGAAGACCCCCGGGTCAGGCCGGCCAAGTGAATTATTGCATCTGGACGATGTTCCTCAAATGCATCACGCAGGGATGGGGGATCGAGCAGATCACCTGTAACATAGGATCTTTTTCCCAGCCCGAAAGTCTGCCGCCGTATCATACCGGTTGGTTCAATACTATGCGCTCCAAGGAATTCCATCATCCGGGTGCCCGTGAACCCGGCAGCTCCGGTGACAAGAACTCTCATGGAAGGAACCGGTGACGGTACTTTTCGAACTCCTCAATTGACCGGGCATAATCATCCGGCCTGCCGATGTCCAGCCAGTAACCGGAATGGGGGAAACTGTACACTGCTTCCTTTTTTGCGGTAAGGGCATACATCAGCTGGTCAAAGCCAAATGGTTCTCCATCCGGTACATAATCGAGCACTTTCTTTGAGAAGATATAGACACCCATACTGACATCAAAATGGAATGTCGGTTTTTCCCGGAATGCAACGATCCTCTGGTCAGTGTCCCGTTCAAGCACGCCAAAATCAATGTGTACATCCCGCTGGTAAGTTGCAACGGTAGCAATCGCATTCTTCTGTTTATGACTGGCGATGAGGTCGCGGTAATTAATATCAGTCAGGATATCCCCGTTCATGACAAGGAAAGTATCGTCAAGATCCTCGATTAGCCGGAGCGGACCTATGGTACCAAGAGGCGTATCTTCGTGAACATACGCAATGTCAAGACCAAGAGATTTGTTGCTGTCGAGGTATGCGTGAATTAATTCATGCAGGTAACCGGTGCTTATGGTGACCTGGTCAAATCCACAGCGTTTGAGCTGCCGAAGAATCACTTCAAGGATGGGGTAATCCCCAATGGGCATAAGAGGCTTGGGAAGCACCGTGGTATATGGCATGAGCCGACGGCCTTTTCCTCCTGCTAAAATAATCGCCTGCATAGATTCACCTAAACTGTATATACCCCGGTTTTATACGAGGATATGTGTTCTTTCATCCAGCTGATTGTCAGGTCAAGACCCTCTTCAAGGGAATATGACGGGTTCCATCCTGCGAGTTCGTTTGCCAGATGGTTATCGCATAAAAGTTGCATCACCTCGCTCTTTTCTGGTCGGATCCGTTTCTCTTCGCAGATTATCTTTGCCTCCGGGTTTACTTTCCCGATAATAATATCTGCAAGTTCACCGATTGTTACGCCACGTCCGGATCCGGTATTTACCGTCCTGCCGAGAGTTTTTTGGCTCTCTGCAAGATTTATAAATCCCGAAACGGTATCCGCCACATAGGTCAAGTCTCGTACCGGGGTCAGTGAACCAAGCTTGATCCGGTTCGTGGTGAGGGCCTGGGTGATGATGGTAGGGATCACGGCCCGTGTTGACTGGCGGGGACCAAATGTATTAAACGGCCGTATGGTTGTTACCGGCAGTCCGAACGATAAATAAAAAGATTCGGCAATCTTGTCAGCACCGATCTTGCTCGCGGAATATGGTGACTGCCCCTGAAGGGGATGCTTCTCATCGATGGGGGTGTATTGTGCAGTCCCGTATACTTCGCTTGTAGATGTCGTAACAATACGGCGGGTCCCTTCATCCAAGCATGCCTGCATCACATTGAGTGTGCCTTTGATGTTCGTATTGACATACGACTCTGGTGCGACATATGAATAGGGGATGCCAATAAGCGCAGCGAGATGGAATACAAACTCTTTTCCCGCCACAGCCTTTTTTACGAATTGTGCATCGGTAATATCACCGGCAATGACGTTCAAATGAGGTGTTGAATCGGTATACCTCCCTTCCAGCATTCCCCAGTCGTTCCGGGCATTATAATGCACAAATGCCGTAACGTCCGCACCTCGACGCAGCAGTTCATCGACAAGGTGACTGCCGATAAAACCCCCGGCGCCGGTCACGAGCACCGGCCTGTCCTGCCATTTCATGATCTGTCCTGACTATATGTTTTAATGAGCGCCAGATAATCTTTCTCTGCCTGGGCCATCAGGGTCTTCCACTGGCCGTTTCTGATAACAGCGTCACGGGCCGCAGAACCCATGAGTGAACGGAGCACCGGATCGGTTGCAAACAAAAGGAGTGCTTCCGCCACCGCCTCCGGAGAACTAGGTGGGATCAGGAGCCCGGTCTTTCCGGTTTCCACCCATTCCGGTATCCCTCCCACCGATGTAGCTATGCAGGGAAGGCCGCTTGCCATGGCCTCAAGCAGGGAGACCGGGGTCCCGTCAGAAACGGAGGTAGTAATGAAGATGTCTGCCCGACGGTAATCATTCGGGACATCAAGATAATCGGTTTTTCCCATGAATGTCACGACCCCCGATAACCCAAGGGAGGTGACTTCTTCCCGAACGGATTGCTCAAGCGGACCGTCTCCCTTGAGTGTGAGCCGGAGAGCCGGATTTTTCTGGAATGCAAGGGCAAATCCCCGAACAAGGGTCGCATTGTCATATACCGGGAAATATCCCCGGTTAGAGAAGACCTCGATACGCCGGATCGCATCCGGTTTTGTATTTTGGGGCGGTGAGAAGATGCCTGTGTCAATGCCAAAGGGGAGGTACCGGACCTTTTGTCCCGGGATGGCAAAATCCTCTATGATATGTTCCCGGATATTCTTCGAGATTGCATACACAAGATCGGCATCCTCCATTACCCTCTTTGTATACCATGCAATCAGCCGGCTCTTCTTTGGCAGGATCAGGATGTCATCACCCCAGGCCGAAACAACCGATGGGCACCGCCCCAAGC
Protein-coding sequences here:
- a CDS encoding sugar phosphate nucleotidyltransferase; translation: MQAIILAGGKGRRLMPYTTVLPKPLMPIGDYPILEVILRQLKRCGFDQVTISTGYLHELIHAYLDSNKSLGLDIAYVHEDTPLGTIGPLRLIEDLDDTFLVMNGDILTDINYRDLIASHKQKNAIATVATYQRDVHIDFGVLERDTDQRIVAFREKPTFHFDVSMGVYIFSKKVLDYVPDGEPFGFDQLMYALTAKKEAVYSFPHSGYWLDIGRPDDYARSIEEFEKYRHRFLP
- a CDS encoding glycosyltransferase family 4 protein translates to MILLLIADGRSIHTQRWAEYFAERGHGVHLVTYNPMNRTIPGVTEYVLTSRWDNLYLSFIPRHLAVKRLVRQLHPDLIHAHFIAKYGFHLPGLGRCPSVVSAWGDDILILPKKSRLIAWYTKRVMEDADLVYAISKNIREHIIEDFAIPGQKVRYLPFGIDTGIFSPPQNTKPDAIRRIEVFSNRGYFPVYDNATLVRGFALAFQKNPALRLTLKGDGPLEQSVREEVTSLGLSGVVTFMGKTDYLDVPNDYRRADIFITTSVSDGTPVSLLEAMASGLPCIATSVGGIPEWVETGKTGLLIPPSSPEAVAEALLLFATDPVLRSLMGSAARDAVIRNGQWKTLMAQAEKDYLALIKTYSQDRS
- a CDS encoding NAD-dependent epimerase/dehydratase family protein, which gives rise to MRVLVTGAAGFTGTRMMEFLGAHSIEPTGMIRRQTFGLGKRSYVTGDLLDPPSLRDAFEEHRPDAIIHLAGLTRGSSDALYAANVTGTKNLLDAAITVNPACRILVVSSSAVYGNAGNAPIPETTLLRPVNDYGKSKVAQEELSLQYNSSGFAAISVARPFNLAGPDQSDNFLCGRIIKQVVEIEQKEKNTLDLLEISTERDLIDVRDVVRGYWALISHPGFRSDCVGKPFNFGSGKAYRISEIIEIVEEITGEHYTIRLSDDQQKVTIPTQQSDNSRITSLTGWKPEISLKETLRDMLDYERNKKR
- a CDS encoding SDR family NAD(P)-dependent oxidoreductase; the encoded protein is MKWQDRPVLVTGAGGFIGSHLVDELLRRGADVTAFVHYNARNDWGMLEGRYTDSTPHLNVIAGDITDAQFVKKAVAGKEFVFHLAALIGIPYSYVAPESYVNTNIKGTLNVMQACLDEGTRRIVTTSTSEVYGTAQYTPIDEKHPLQGQSPYSASKIGADKIAESFYLSFGLPVTTIRPFNTFGPRQSTRAVIPTIITQALTTNRIKLGSLTPVRDLTYVADTVSGFINLAESQKTLGRTVNTGSGRGVTIGELADIIIGKVNPEAKIICEEKRIRPEKSEVMQLLCDNHLANELAGWNPSYSLEEGLDLTISWMKEHISSYKTGVYTV